CTGAGGGTTTATGTTTGCGTTGTTTAAATATGCCCTGTATGCAATCATCCAATAATTCCACGATACGTTCATTTACAATATCGGAGAAGAAGAATATCGCGATGCAATGGAGCCAGTCAAACGTAAAGATGCAAGTGTTTTGTGATAATCATGGAATCACGGTCTCCATGCTCAAGAACTGGAGGAAGCAGTTTGCCACTCCTGCAAAAGTTCCCAGACGAAAACATTTCATTCAGCTCACACCTTCTAAGGCGAGTATACCAGATATTGCACTTCCATTCGCGGAGGTGATATCTTTATCAGGTAACAGGATAATTTTTCATTCGGCGGTCAATACAGACATGCTAAAAGAGCTACTAAACAGTAAATAAATGCTGGCACTCTCGTCCTCATGCAGGTATTTTCTGTATACTCAGCCAATCATGATAAGTAGTAGCTTTTACAAACTGGCGGCTATTGTCAATCAACAGATGCATTTGGATCCTTTAACCGGGGATGTCTATATTTTCTTTAACCGCAGAGCTACACATATCAAGCTACTTCAATGGCAGCAAGATGGATTTGCGATTTATTACAAGCGGCTTGAGAAGGGAACATTTGAGATTCCCAAACCAGGTGGGGTACAGTCTTCGCTTACTTCTACACAATTGATGCTTATTCTGCAAGGCATTCAGATGGATAAAGTCCAGTACCGCAGGCGGTATTTTCGACAATCTGCCGATCATTAACATCGCGCTAACAAATAATTGATTTACATGTGATAACATTGCAATTGCAATGAGTACGTCAGCAGAAGATAATGATTACAAACAGCTCTATGAGTCTGCCATCAACAAGGTTGAGCAGCTGCAGCATGAATTGAATCAGCTCAAGAAGATGATTTTCGGAGTTCGTCAGGAGCGATTTATTCCCGCAGATAAGAATCAACTGGCACTCGATATTCCAACAGAACAATCTGCTGCTGTTTGCAACGTGTTAGATGCAAAGAAGGTGACTTATGTCAAAGTTGTAAAACAAGATGCGACTCAAGCCAGAGATAGCCGTCATACCATACCATCTCACTTACGAAGAGAAGATGTAATTATAGATCCAGACCATATACCAGCTGGTAGTAAACATATTGGCACCACTGAAACTGAAGTGCTGGAATACAAACCCGCTGAAATTTATGTAGTCCGTTACATCCGTAACAAGTACCTTCTCCCATCTGCGAATGAGACGTCGTCAAAAATTATTGTTGGACCTTTGCCAACATTACCAGTTGCAAAATCGATGATGGGGCCAGGCTTACTGGCTCAACTGGTTGTTGAGAAGATCTGCGATCATCTCCCCGTGCATCGCCAGCAACAACGTCTGGAAAGAGATGGCATAAAGCTACCATACTCAACGCTGAGTGATGGTTTTGCTAAGACAGCTGCGTTAATTACTCCTATATACAGAGCGCTGGTAACAGAAGTACTCAACGCTGACTATTTGCAGGCTGATGAGACATCGGTACCAGTGCTCGACAAGGATAAGAAAGGGAGCACTCATCGGGGTATTACTGGCTCTATCAGGATAGTATTAACAAGCTGCTTGTCTTTGATTATCAACCCGGGCGTGGCCGAGAAGGACCCGCAGAAATGCTGAAAGATTTTTATGGTACGCTGCAAACAGACGCTTACTCTGCATATAATAGCATCGTTGACACCAATAATATAACATTGATCCACTGTCTTGCTCATGCAAGAAGGTACTTCTCTGACGCTATTTACAGCGACCGAGAAAGAGCAGAATATGTATTGGAACAGTTACAGCTCGTCTATCAGATTGAACGCGATAGCAGGGCGTTAAATCACGACAATGAAAAACGAGCAGCTTCAAGACAGAAGCACTCCTTACCTATACTGAAGAAATTAGGAAGCTGGATGGAAGACCAATACAAGCAGGTACTTCCACAAAGCCCGATAGGAAAAGCCCTTGCCTATAGTATAAAACGCTGGGATAAACTCTGTGCCTTCGTGTATGATGGAAAGCTACATCCAGATAATAACGCGGCTGAGAGATCTATAAGAGCGACTTTTATAGGCCGAAAGAATTACCTCTTTGCCGGGAGCCATGAATCAGCAAAGCGAATTGCAATGCTCTACAGCCTGATCGGAACCTGTAAACTACATAACATTAATCCCAGCCTTTGGCTAAAGGACGTTTTAATGGTCATTAACGACCATCCCATCAACAGAATCAAAGAGCTCCTACCTCATATCTGGATCACGAAGCAAAAGTAACGCTCTCCAAAATCATTACATAGGTGCTGTCTACCGGATACTTACCCAAACTAGGCAGGCCCTGCATCAACTTAGTTCGCCGCGGCTGCGGTACAGAAAATAAAACGCTTTAAGTCTTTTGACTTGAAGCGTTTATTTTTTCAGCGAGTCAACACATATGATTCATTTTCAATCAGTAATAACACTCCAGTAACATCGTACCCCGCCGTTTTATTATTAAGCATCCCGGCACTAAAACAGTTATAATTTATCAACCGGGCAGGTCTTTCACAAGATTGATTGATTTTTAGAAGTATTGATTTGATTTTTTGTAGCAGGAGGGGGCTTCCGGCTAGTACTTTTGTATCACAAACAATGACAAAAAACAAAAAAACATACCATGAAAACGAAAGAACAAATCAGAACACTGGCACAACAAGCATTTAAAAATCACCTGGAATATTTATCTGCTGGGAGAATTACTGAATGGGTAGACTTGTTCACCAATGATGGTATACTGGAGTTTCCATATGGCCCTGCTGATTTCCCAACGCACGTAGAAGGAAAAAAGGCGCTTTATGACTATATGAAGAATTTCCCTGAACACTTTAAAGTACAATTCGAGAATCTTCATTTCCATGCCACAGAAGATCCTGCGCTCGTCATTGCCGAATTTACAAGCACCGGACATGCTGTTTCCACCGGCAAACCCTACAACCAGAAATACATCTCAGTAGTTACCACCAACGAGGATGGGGAGATCATTAAGTATGTGGATTTCTGGAACCCAATGGTAGCATTAGAATCTATTAATGCACCATTGGCCAGCTTTGTGGGCAATCAGGCATAAACCTATAACTGCTACAGCCGGCCGCAGGTGTATTACCAGCGGCTG
The DNA window shown above is from Chitinophaga agri and carries:
- the tnpA gene encoding IS66 family insertion sequence element accessory protein TnpA, producing MQSSNNSTIRSFTISEKKNIAMQWSQSNVKMQVFCDNHGITVSMLKNWRKQFATPAKVPRRKHFIQLTPSKASIPDIALPFAEVISLSGNRIIFHSAVNTDMLKELLNSK
- the tnpB gene encoding IS66 family insertion sequence element accessory protein TnpB (TnpB, as the term is used for proteins encoded by IS66 family insertion elements, is considered an accessory protein, since TnpC, encoded by a neighboring gene, is a DDE family transposase.); this encodes MLALSSSCRYFLYTQPIMISSSFYKLAAIVNQQMHLDPLTGDVYIFFNRRATHIKLLQWQQDGFAIYYKRLEKGTFEIPKPGGVQSSLTSTQLMLILQGIQMDKVQYRRRYFRQSADH
- a CDS encoding transposase domain-containing protein, with product MLYSLIGTCKLHNINPSLWLKDVLMVINDHPINRIKELLPHIWITKQK
- a CDS encoding nuclear transport factor 2 family protein, producing MKTKEQIRTLAQQAFKNHLEYLSAGRITEWVDLFTNDGILEFPYGPADFPTHVEGKKALYDYMKNFPEHFKVQFENLHFHATEDPALVIAEFTSTGHAVSTGKPYNQKYISVVTTNEDGEIIKYVDFWNPMVALESINAPLASFVGNQA